The Bacillota bacterium genomic sequence GAACTCCGGATTAACATTTACGATGCTTACGGCAATTACAGTCTGCACCTGGCTCGTCTAATCGAAGTGCTGGAAGAACTGGAAGTGGGTCTGATCTTGGGTGAACGCTGGACCCGCGACCACGCTTTTGCCTTACTTTCGGTTACTGCCTACCAGGTACGCTTGTTTTCTCACTGGCATCCGCTGGAAATAAAATCCCTTCTCTTGGGTTTGGAATACAACGCTGACGGTCGGCGAATTGTGGATATTGACCTTTATTACAAAAACCAAAAACTCAATTGGGTTCAGACGGTAAAAGGCAGAGGCCGGCAAAGCAGAGCTGCAGTAGGAGCAGCGGCCAGAGATGCATTGCTAGCCCGGCTGTCACCGGCGACCCGCAAGCACCTGTCGGTCCAAGAAGAAGCTGCCCCGGTGTAAGGGGCAGCCTTTTATTTCGGCCCGCGGTAGCGGAAAGAAACCCACTTGAGTCTCATCCGCCGGCGCCGGCGCCGTATATTCTCAGCTACGAGCAGACCCATCAGCCCCAGGAGAAACAGCACCCCGAACCAAAACCACCACGGTTTTGGGGGGCGGCGGACCAAAGCGGCTGCCACCAGGGCTACTTGGCCCACCTCTTTCTCCCCCAAGGTGAACACCGCTTTACCCAACAACTGGCCGTCTTCAACCGGAGCGGTCAACTCAGTGGGCACCTCCAGCAGCGAGACTTGTACCCGGTCTTCCTCTCCTTGGGCCAAGGTAACTCGAACATCCTGTTGCGCTACCGCCTCCACCTGATCGGCCTGGCCGCGTTTTACCGGGACAGTGCCCAATTTTTCCCCGGCCCGCACCAACGTATGATTGGCGAAGTTAGCAAAACCCCAGTCCAGTAACAACTGAGCATCTTGCCAGACACTCCCGGTCTCGCTCTTTAGCAGCACGGCTATTAACTGTCGATCCTCCCGGCTGGCGGACGCCACCAGGCACTGCCGGGCCTCGTTGGTATATCCGGTCTTAATCCCGTCGGCGCCCTGGTAGCGCCATAACAACTTATTATGATTCACCAGCAACTTGTCTGTGTCTTTCACCGGCCAAGGTACCTGATGCGCTTTGGCACCCACAATCCGGCGGAAATCCGCCCGGGCCATAGCGGCTCGAGCAATAAGTGCCATATCCTTGGCAGTGCTATAATGGCCCGGATCAGGCAGACCGCTGGGATTGGTAAAATGAGTATTTAGCGCCCCCAGCTCACGGACTCGTTCGTTCATAGCCTGGACAAAAGCAGGCACATCCCCGGCCATGTGTTCGGCCAGGGCCCAAGCAGCGTCGTTGCCCGAGTTTAACATGAGACCGTACAACAACTCTTCCACTGTGTAGGTCTCCCCGGGGCTGGTGTACATGGAGCTGCCTTCTTGCTGGGCAGCTTCTTCACTCAGAGCTACCGTATCGGTTAGCTGCCCCTGTTCCAACGTCAGCAGAGCCGTTACAATTTTAGTGGTGCTAGCCATGGGAAGCTTAAAGTCAGAATTCTTAGATCCCAGCACACAGCCGGTATCAGCATCCATTACAAC encodes the following:
- a CDS encoding D-alanyl-D-alanine carboxypeptidase, which codes for MIYFRCPTRFCSYVVLILSFFICWAAISEPAVAAAPSLPAVVAEAAVVMDADTGCVLGSKNSDFKLPMASTTKIVTALLTLEQGQLTDTVALSEEAAQQEGSSMYTSPGETYTVEELLYGLMLNSGNDAAWALAEHMAGDVPAFVQAMNERVRELGALNTHFTNPSGLPDPGHYSTAKDMALIARAAMARADFRRIVGAKAHQVPWPVKDTDKLLVNHNKLLWRYQGADGIKTGYTNEARQCLVASASREDRQLIAVLLKSETGSVWQDAQLLLDWGFANFANHTLVRAGEKLGTVPVKRGQADQVEAVAQQDVRVTLAQGEEDRVQVSLLEVPTELTAPVEDGQLLGKAVFTLGEKEVGQVALVAAALVRRPPKPWWFWFGVLFLLGLMGLLVAENIRRRRRRMRLKWVSFRYRGPK